One region of Armigeres subalbatus isolate Guangzhou_Male chromosome 3, GZ_Asu_2, whole genome shotgun sequence genomic DNA includes:
- the LOC134222942 gene encoding jerky protein homolog-like, with product MDGKRKPLATLNSSNVSEPPKKKHVVLTLQQKLQAIRSVENGSTVTKVSREYNIGRTTLLGFIKNRETIENTAYKYQETGVTERRTMKTAKLVALEEALYLWILQERRKKHILIPEITRNVYDLDVQFSSSNGWYDRFRKRYGLKMIGVEGERASANVNAFEQFKVNFIQQIQENRYEKWEIYNADESALFVKLLPSRTLVLNDEDIAEGRKVIKSRITFMPCCNIDGSNKLPLMFLGTSQNPRDLPKGKSDLPVYYKSSKKAWMNRDLFKQWFFEQFIPSVQNFAQQNGREPRALLLLDNCSAHHDGGNILESNDGKIKVIFLPPNVTSLGQPMDQGVLHAVKKRYKKKLMLHLLLDDTDCSIFEERLKKISLRQVIDWLHQSWDEISHKTIEGSWKNLLDEYPLFDLEEAESGSLDNDVLSLVKATAHFYQENPICDSKGNKIIGDCDVYTDNEILDSVLHENKAEPPDEEWLENSSSEPLLVIEPYEEAYENHQKSIDCVDFLIDLMDHRRDAAESIQLRKLRSKLIESEWQRRQR from the exons ATGGACGGAAAAAGGAAACCCCTAGCAACTCTAAACAGCAG TAATGTATCGGAGCCACCAAAGAAAAAGCACGTAGTGCTAACGCTTCAACAGAAGCTGCAAGCGATTCGGAGCGTTGAGAACGGATCAACAGTAACGAAAGTTTCTCGGGAGTATAACATCGGAAGAACTACGCTTCTGGGTTTCATCAAGAACCGGGAGACCATTGAGAACACCGCCTATAAATACCAGGAGACCGGCGTGACGGAACGGCGCACGATGAAAACAGCAAAGCTGGTTGCACTAGAGGAAGCTCTGTATCTTTGGATCTTACAGGAGCGTAGGAAGAAGCATATATTAATCCCGGAGATA ACTCGGAATGTTTATGATTTGGATGTTCAATTTTCGTCGAGCAACGGATGGTACGACAGATTTAGGAAGCGGTACGGATTGAAGATGATTGGTGTTGAAGGCGAACGTGCTTCTGCGAACGTTAATGCTTTCGAACAGTTTAAAGTTAATTTCATTCAACAAATTCAGGAGAATCGTTACGAGAAATGGGAAATTTATAATGCTGATGAATCGGCATTGTTCGTCAAGCTACTTCCTTCTCGCACATTGGTCTTGAACGacgaagacattgccgaaggtAGGAAGGTGATTAAATCAAGAATTACATTTATGCCTTGCTGCAACATTGACGGCTCGAATAAACTACCTCTGATGTTCCTGGGTACGTCTCAGAATCCACGTGACCTGCCCAAGGGCAAGTCTGACCTTCCAGTATATTACAAAAGCTCGAAGAAGGCTTGGATGAACCGAGATTTGTTTAAACAGTGGTTCTTCGAACAGTTCATTCCCTCGGTACAGAATTTTGCACAGCAGAACGGACGAGAACCTAGAGCGTTGTTACTCCTAGATAATTGTTCGGCGCACCACGATGGTGGCAACATTCTCGAAAGCAATGACGGGAAAATAAAAGTGATTTTCCTTCCACCAAATGTCACCTCACTCGGTCAGCCAATGGATCAAGGAGTACTCCATGCGGTGAAGAAACGGTACAAGAAAAAACTCATGCTTCATTTGCTTCTTGATGACACCGACTGCAGTATCTTTGAAGAAAGGCTTAAGAAAATCAGTCTGCGCCAAGTCATTGACTGGTTACATCAATCATGGGATGAAATCTCACATAAGACAATTGAGGGTTCATGGAAGAACCTTCTAGATGAATATCCGCTCTTCGATCTAGAAGAAGCTGAAAGTGGGTCGTTAGATAATGACGTATTGTCTCTTGTGAAAGCTACAGCACATTTCTACCAGGAGAATCCCA TATGTGACAGCAAAGGGAACAAAATCATCGGTGATTGTGATGTGTACACTGACAACGAAATTTTGGACAGCGTTCTACATGAGAACAAAGCGGAACCCCCCGATGAGGAGTGGTTAGAAAATTCGTCTAGTGAGCCGTTGCTTGTTATTGAACCATACGAAGAGGCATATGAGAACCACCAAAAATCAATAGATTGCGTTGATTTCCTGATCGATTTAATGGATCACAGACGAGATGCAGCGGAATCTATTCAACTGCGGAAATTGCGAAGCAAGCTAATTGAATCGGAGTGGCAACGTCGTCAACGTTAA
- the LOC134226678 gene encoding dihydrolipoyl dehydrogenase, mitochondrial: protein MQCNIRHLVNLAAKGNAAAGLRNHGAILGALYGRFYSTTHDADLVVIGSGPGGYVASIKAAQLGMKTVCIEKNDTLGGTCLNVGCIPSKALLNNSHYYHMAHSGDLAARGIVVENVRLDLDLLMGQKTQAVKSLTGGIAQLFKKNKVTHINGLGTITGPNTVVAKKADGSEEVVNTKNIMIATGSEVTPFPGIEIDEESIVSSTGALKLKAVPKRMGLIGAGVIGLELGSVWSRLGSEVTAIEFLSSIGGAGIDQEVSKTFQKILLKQGFKFLLGTKVISASKSGNAVTVSVENVKDGSKQDLEFDVLLVSVGRRPYTEGLGLENVGIVKDDRGRVPVNSVFQTIVPSIYAIGDCIHGPMLAHKAEDEGIVCVEGILGGHVHIDYNCVPSVVYTHPEVAWVGKNEEELKNEGVAYNVGKFPFMANSRAKTNNETDGFVKVLADKQTDRVLGVHIIGPAAGELINESVLAMEYGASAEDVARVCHAHPTCAEALREAHTAATFGKPINF, encoded by the exons ATGCAGTGCAACATTCGGCATTTAGTGAATCTGGCTGCCAAG GGCAATGCCGCCGCTGGTTTGCGCAATCACGGAGCCATTCTGGGAGCGTTGTATGGTCGGTTCTACTCGACGACACACGATGCTGATCTGGTGGTGATCGGATCCGGTCCCGGTGGATATGTCGCTTCCATCAAGGCTGCCCAACTGGGAATGAAG ACTGTCTGCATCGAGAAGAACGACACCCTCGGTGGAACCTGCCTGAACGTGGGCTGCATCCCGTCGAAGGCCCTGTTGAACAACTCCCACTACTACCACATGGCCCACTCGGGTGATCTGGCCGCGCGTGGTATCGTAGTGGAAAATGTCCGCCTTGACCTGGACCTGCTTATGGGCCAGAAAACACAGGCCGTCAAATCGTTGACCGGTGGTATCGCCCAATTGTTCAAGAAGAACAAAGTCACCCACATCAACGGTTTAGGCACGATCACTGGACCGAACACGGTCGTGGCCAAGAAGGCCGACGGCAGCGAGGAGGTTGTAAACACGAAGAACATCATGATTGCGACCGGATCGGAAGTCACCCCATTCCCGGGCATTGAGATCGACGAAGAATCAATTGTTTCGTCTACCGGGGCTCTCAAGCTGAAGGCGGTTCCGAAACGCATGGGATTGATCGGAGCCGGTGTTATTGGTTTGGAGTTGGGTTCGGTTTGGAGTCGATTGGGATCTGAAGTGACCGCCATTGAGTTCTTGAGCTCGATCGGTGGAGCAGGCATCGATCAGGAAGTTTCCAAGACCTTCCAGAAGATTCTTTTGAAGCAGGGCTTCAAATTCTTGCTTGGAACGAAGGTAATCAGTGCCTCGAAATCCGGAAACGCCGTCACCGTCAGCGTTGAAAATGTAAAAGATGGAAGCAAGCAAGATCTGGAATTCGACGTTTTGTTGGTTTCTGTTGGCCGTCGCCCGTACACTGAGGGACTCGGTCTGGAAAACGTTGGCATCGTCAAGGATGATCGAGGCCGTGTTCCGGTGAACAGTGTATTCCAGACGATTGTTCCAAGCATCTACGCAATCGGTGACTGTATCCATGGCCCTATGCTGGCACACAAAGCAGAGGATGAGGGTATTGTGTGCGTGGAGGGTATTCTAGGAGGACATGTGCATATTGATTACAACTGCGTCCCAAGTGTCGTTTATACGCACCCGGAAGTCGCATGGGTTGGCAAGAACGAGGAAGAACTGAAGAACGAAGGAGTTGCGTACAACGTTGGTAAATTCCCATTCATGGCAAACTCTCGTGCCAAGACCAATAACGAAACCGATGGCTTCGTCAAAGTACTGGCCGATAAGCAGACAGACCGCGTGCTTGGTGTGCATATTATTGGACCG GCGGCTGGTGAGCTGATCAATGAATCTGTCTTGGCCATGGAATACGGAGCGTCGGCTGAAGATGTTGCCCGTGTTTGCCATGCGCATCCCACGTGTGCGGAAGCGCTACGAGAGGCCCATACGGCTGCCACTTTTGGCAAGCCGATCAACTTCTAA